The Deltaproteobacteria bacterium genome contains a region encoding:
- the rpsO gene encoding 30S ribosomal protein S15: MSLETEKKKELIGKFKVHESDTGSPEVQIALLTERINEITDHLKTHNKDFNSRRGLLKLVGQRRRLLDYLKSKESLRYKAVVEALGLRK, encoded by the coding sequence ATGAGCCTGGAAACTGAAAAAAAGAAAGAGTTGATCGGCAAGTTCAAGGTGCACGAATCGGACACCGGCTCGCCGGAGGTCCAGATCGCCCTCCTCACGGAGCGGATCAACGAGATCACCGACCACCTGAAGACCCACAACAAGGACTTCAACTCCCGGCGTGGGCTGTTGAAACTGGTCGGCCAGAGGCGTCGGCTCCTCGATTATCTGAAATCGAAGGAATCGCTGCGGTACAAAGCCGTGGTGGAAGCGCTGGGCCTGCGCAAGTAA
- the pnp gene encoding polyribonucleotide nucleotidyltransferase yields the protein MGHVYEKEVSERLLSIETGVVAKQAGGSVVVSYGDSVVLVTACGNETPRPGIDFLPLVVDYVEKTFAVGKIPGGFFKREGRLSEHEVLTSRLIDRPIRPLFPKGYYNETQVIATVLSADKENDTGILAMIGASAALSLSDIPFQGPIAGARVGRIDGKLVINPPIPDLDKSDMNIFVAGSRDAILMVEGEVSEVPEEDVLDAILYAHESLKPILDMQEAMQAELGKPKRGFEKKDLPAEDLARIGEIARNALREAYDLQVKQERRKRIDEIAEAVRNSFPEEERAEKAPLIAEAFKNLEKKIVRGKILAEKKRIDGRGLTDIRNIDCRVGVLPRTHGSAIFTRGETQVLVTATLGTTQDEQRIDSLLGDTTKAFMLHYNFPPFSVGEVKMLRAPARREVGHGALAERAVTKVLPPQIEFPYTVRIVSEVLESNGSSSMATVCGASLAMMDAGIPTTGAVSGIAMGLIKEDGQVAVLSDILGDEDHLGDMDFKVAGTAKGVTAIQMDIKIGGVSREIMLTALRQAREGRLYILGKMNSTMDTARPELSPFAPRIYVMTVKTEKIREIIGPGGKVIRGIQEQTGVKIDIDDDGTVKIAAVDADSAKAAIAIIEGIVQEPEVGKVYDGKVRRIMDFGAFVEIFPGTEGLLHISQISKQRVRAVSDCFKEGDEVKVRVLEVDRDGKMRLSHKEFEVEGKFPVAPPGEPGEGRGEREGRGDREGRGDRGRDRDRDRGGPRGRR from the coding sequence TTGGGACACGTGTACGAAAAGGAAGTATCGGAAAGATTACTATCGATCGAAACGGGAGTCGTGGCAAAGCAGGCGGGCGGATCGGTGGTCGTAAGCTACGGAGACTCCGTGGTGCTGGTCACGGCCTGCGGCAACGAGACTCCGAGGCCCGGGATCGACTTCCTCCCCCTGGTCGTCGACTACGTTGAGAAGACGTTCGCCGTCGGGAAGATCCCCGGCGGCTTCTTCAAAAGGGAGGGCAGGCTGTCGGAACACGAGGTGCTGACGTCAAGGCTCATCGACCGTCCGATCCGTCCGCTCTTCCCGAAAGGCTACTACAACGAAACGCAGGTTATCGCCACCGTTCTTTCGGCGGACAAGGAAAACGATACCGGCATCCTGGCGATGATCGGAGCGTCCGCCGCGCTTTCCCTGTCCGACATCCCGTTTCAGGGGCCGATAGCCGGCGCCCGGGTGGGGCGGATCGACGGGAAGCTCGTCATCAATCCTCCCATCCCCGACCTCGACAAGAGCGACATGAACATATTCGTGGCCGGAAGCCGCGACGCCATACTTATGGTGGAAGGGGAAGTGTCCGAGGTCCCCGAAGAAGATGTGCTCGACGCCATCCTGTACGCCCATGAGTCCCTCAAGCCGATCCTCGACATGCAGGAGGCGATGCAGGCCGAATTAGGCAAGCCGAAGCGTGGATTCGAGAAGAAGGACCTGCCCGCGGAAGACCTTGCCCGGATCGGGGAGATCGCTCGAAACGCCCTCCGGGAAGCGTACGACCTCCAGGTAAAACAGGAGAGACGCAAGCGGATAGACGAGATCGCCGAGGCCGTGCGGAACTCCTTCCCCGAAGAGGAGCGGGCGGAAAAGGCCCCCCTCATCGCCGAAGCTTTCAAGAACCTGGAGAAGAAGATCGTCCGCGGAAAGATCCTCGCCGAAAAGAAGCGGATCGACGGACGGGGGCTCACCGACATCCGGAATATCGATTGCCGTGTGGGAGTGCTGCCGCGAACCCACGGGTCCGCGATCTTCACGCGCGGCGAGACCCAGGTGCTCGTCACCGCAACGCTGGGGACCACGCAGGACGAGCAGCGGATCGACTCCCTTCTGGGCGATACCACCAAGGCGTTCATGCTCCACTACAACTTCCCGCCGTTCAGCGTCGGCGAGGTGAAAATGCTTCGGGCGCCGGCGCGCCGCGAGGTTGGGCACGGAGCGCTCGCCGAGCGGGCTGTCACCAAGGTGCTCCCTCCCCAGATCGAATTTCCGTACACGGTCCGCATCGTGTCCGAGGTCCTCGAGTCGAACGGCTCCTCGTCGATGGCCACGGTCTGCGGCGCTTCCCTGGCGATGATGGACGCCGGGATCCCCACGACCGGCGCGGTGTCGGGCATCGCCATGGGGCTCATCAAGGAGGACGGGCAGGTCGCGGTGCTCTCGGACATCCTGGGAGACGAAGACCACCTGGGAGACATGGACTTCAAGGTGGCGGGCACCGCGAAAGGCGTAACCGCCATCCAGATGGACATCAAGATCGGCGGCGTCAGCCGCGAGATCATGCTGACCGCCCTCCGCCAGGCGCGTGAGGGCCGCCTCTACATCCTCGGAAAGATGAACTCCACGATGGACACGGCGCGTCCCGAGCTTTCGCCGTTCGCCCCGCGGATCTACGTGATGACCGTGAAGACCGAGAAGATCCGTGAGATCATCGGCCCGGGAGGAAAGGTCATCCGCGGGATCCAGGAACAGACCGGCGTGAAGATCGACATCGACGACGACGGGACGGTCAAGATCGCTGCCGTTGACGCCGACTCGGCCAAGGCGGCCATCGCCATCATCGAAGGAATCGTCCAGGAACCGGAGGTTGGGAAGGTCTACGACGGGAAGGTGCGTCGCATCATGGACTTCGGCGCCTTCGTGGAAATCTTTCCCGGCACCGAGGGCCTTTTGCACATTTCCCAGATCTCCAAGCAGCGCGTCCGCGCCGTTTCCGACTGCTTCAAGGAAGGGGACGAGGTCAAGGTACGCGTCCTCGAGGTCGACCGGGACGGGAAGATGCGTCTGTCACACAAGGAATTCGAGGTCGAGGGGAAGTTCCCGGTCGCCCCTCCGGGCGAGCCGGGCGAGGGCAGGGGAGAGCGTGAAGGAAGAGGCGATCGGGAAGGAAGGGGAGACCGCGGCCGGGACAGGGATCGCGACCGCGGCGGGCCCAGGGGCCGCAGGTAG
- a CDS encoding insulinase family protein, producing the protein MKEEAIGKEGETAAGTGIATAAGPGAAGRFGFTSPMSVGKTILDSGVTILSEQVPYLRSVTIGVWVSVGSRSESPVDNGIAHFIEHLLFKGTARRKAVDIAREIESVGGSMNACTDREYTFFFAKALEKDFPLVSDLLTDIFLNSSFDGEELEREKGVVLQEILMVEDNPEDYLHDFFHESYWGGHPLGFPVQGTSGNVSAFDRDRVRKYFSDRFRRQGTIVSVVGNLPHEDVVAGFSGALGSLDLGLRLSPEAPPPPRHGVFLKKKPLEQLHLLLGAPGVSRGSEHKYAAHVMNVVLGGGMSSRLFQEVREKRGLAYSIYSSLSAYADSGILKICAGTSRDKAGEVLSVVSDVIGEIREGRIGDEEISLAKELIKGGMQLNLESSEYRMSRLAMNEMFLGRMESPEEALRRVEDVTPDRVRSLAASMLRRDLFSLAAVGDLPPDSELVF; encoded by the coding sequence GTGAAGGAAGAGGCGATCGGGAAGGAAGGGGAGACCGCGGCCGGGACAGGGATCGCGACCGCGGCGGGCCCAGGGGCCGCAGGTAGATTCGGGTTTACCTCGCCGATGAGCGTCGGGAAAACCATCCTCGACAGCGGCGTCACCATCCTGAGCGAGCAGGTTCCCTACCTGCGCTCCGTCACCATCGGCGTCTGGGTTTCCGTGGGCTCCCGCTCGGAGTCCCCGGTCGACAACGGCATCGCCCATTTCATAGAGCATCTCCTCTTCAAGGGAACCGCCCGGCGGAAGGCCGTCGACATCGCCCGCGAGATCGAGTCCGTCGGAGGCTCGATGAACGCCTGCACCGACCGGGAATACACCTTCTTCTTCGCCAAGGCTCTCGAAAAGGATTTCCCCCTGGTCTCCGACCTTCTCACAGACATCTTTCTCAATTCCAGCTTCGACGGCGAGGAGCTGGAGCGCGAAAAGGGCGTCGTTCTACAGGAAATCCTCATGGTCGAGGACAACCCGGAGGATTACCTTCACGACTTCTTTCACGAATCGTACTGGGGAGGCCACCCGCTCGGATTTCCCGTCCAGGGCACGTCCGGAAACGTCTCCGCCTTCGACAGGGACCGGGTCCGCAAGTACTTCTCGGACCGGTTCCGCCGCCAGGGAACGATCGTCTCGGTTGTGGGGAACCTCCCGCACGAGGACGTCGTCGCCGGGTTCTCCGGGGCCCTGGGTTCCCTTGATCTCGGGCTGCGGCTTTCCCCCGAAGCGCCGCCTCCTCCACGGCATGGCGTGTTTCTCAAGAAGAAGCCGCTGGAGCAGCTCCACCTGCTTTTGGGAGCGCCGGGCGTGTCCCGCGGAAGCGAGCACAAATACGCAGCGCACGTCATGAACGTGGTCCTTGGAGGCGGCATGAGCAGCCGGCTCTTCCAGGAGGTACGTGAAAAGCGCGGCCTGGCCTATTCCATCTATTCCTCCCTTTCCGCCTATGCCGACTCGGGGATTCTGAAGATTTGCGCGGGGACATCCCGTGACAAGGCGGGCGAAGTCCTATCCGTGGTATCCGACGTGATCGGGGAGATCCGGGAAGGTCGGATCGGGGACGAGGAGATATCCCTCGCCAAGGAGCTGATCAAGGGGGGCATGCAGCTGAACCTCGAGAGCTCCGAATACCGCATGTCCCGGCTGGCGATGAACGAGATGTTTCTCGGCCGCATGGAGTCCCCCGAAGAGGCGTTGCGACGGGTGGAAGACGTCACTCCGGATCGGGTCAGGAGCCTCGCCGCCTCGATGCTGCGCCGGGACCTGTTTTCCCTCGCCGCAGTCGGCGACCTGCCGCCGGACAGCGAACTGGTTTTTTGA
- the dut gene encoding dUTP diphosphatase, whose translation MGADRPIPVRFLREVREDLLPAYQTEGAAGMDLRADVDGEVVLPPLGRALIPTGIAVALPPGVEAQVRPRSGLAARHGVTCLNSPGTIDSDYRGEILVILVNFGSEPFSVRRGDRIAQIVFSPVLRAVLRVVDDLDETRRGEGGFGHTGM comes from the coding sequence ATGGGAGCCGACCGGCCGATTCCCGTGCGCTTCCTGAGGGAAGTGCGCGAGGACTTGCTGCCGGCCTACCAGACCGAGGGAGCGGCCGGGATGGACCTGCGCGCCGACGTGGACGGCGAGGTCGTGCTCCCTCCGCTTGGGCGTGCGCTGATCCCTACGGGGATAGCGGTGGCGCTGCCCCCGGGCGTCGAGGCGCAGGTGCGGCCGCGCAGCGGCCTTGCGGCCAGGCACGGGGTGACATGCCTCAATTCCCCCGGCACGATCGATTCGGACTACCGCGGAGAGATACTTGTGATCCTCGTGAATTTCGGCAGCGAGCCGTTCTCCGTACGGCGGGGCGACCGCATAGCCCAGATCGTCTTTTCGCCCGTCCTTCGGGCGGTTTTAAGGGTCGTCGACGATCTCGACGAGACCCGGAGGGGCGAAGGCGGGTTCGGCCACACCGGCATGTAA
- a CDS encoding adenylosuccinate lyase: protein MIGRYTRPGMAKIWEPENRFRIWLDIELLAMEAMAEKGWIPSDALSRVRKRAKFDVARIDEIEKKVKHDVIAFLTSVAEHIGDDSRFLHVGMTSSDVLDTSFAVQMRQALTLLIREAGKVVDTLGRRALEHKDTVMIGRTHGIHAEPITFGLKMALWADEMRRNAARLRRARDVISVGKLSGAVGTFASIDPFVEEYVCRKLGLKPAPVSTQVVQRDRHAEVFSTLAIVGSSLDKFAVEIRHLQRTEVLEAEEYFSEGQKGSSAMPHKRNPILSENISGLSRLLRGYAVTAMENVALWHERDISHSSAERVIAPDATIVLDFALDRFNGIMDKLLVYPDRMKKNLDRTRGLLFSQRVLLALAAKGLSRERAYALVQKSAMEAWRGEKDFASLLWKDREIRALLLRKEFDELFDIGYYLKNVDAIFDRVFSGKTAAG, encoded by the coding sequence GTGATCGGAAGATATACCAGGCCCGGGATGGCGAAGATCTGGGAACCGGAGAACCGGTTCCGGATCTGGCTGGACATCGAGCTGCTTGCGATGGAGGCGATGGCCGAGAAGGGGTGGATCCCCTCCGACGCGCTTTCGCGGGTGCGCAAGCGCGCGAAGTTCGACGTCGCCCGGATCGACGAGATAGAAAAGAAGGTCAAGCATGACGTCATCGCCTTCCTTACCTCGGTGGCGGAGCACATCGGCGACGACTCGCGGTTCCTGCACGTCGGGATGACCAGCTCCGACGTGCTCGACACGTCGTTTGCGGTGCAGATGCGGCAGGCGCTGACCCTCCTCATCCGTGAAGCCGGGAAGGTGGTCGATACTCTCGGGCGGCGGGCCCTCGAGCACAAGGACACCGTGATGATCGGCCGCACCCACGGCATCCACGCGGAACCGATCACCTTCGGCCTGAAGATGGCCCTGTGGGCGGACGAAATGCGGCGGAACGCCGCCAGGCTGCGCCGCGCAAGGGACGTTATATCCGTGGGAAAGCTCTCCGGCGCCGTCGGGACGTTCGCCAGCATCGACCCGTTCGTCGAGGAGTACGTTTGCCGGAAACTCGGGTTGAAGCCCGCACCGGTTTCGACACAGGTCGTCCAGAGGGACCGGCATGCGGAAGTTTTCTCTACGCTCGCCATAGTCGGATCTTCTCTGGACAAGTTCGCCGTCGAGATCCGGCACCTCCAGCGTACGGAAGTGCTGGAGGCGGAGGAATATTTCTCGGAGGGGCAGAAAGGATCCTCGGCGATGCCCCACAAGCGCAACCCCATCCTTTCCGAGAACATATCGGGGCTGTCGCGCCTCCTTCGCGGTTACGCTGTCACCGCCATGGAAAACGTGGCGCTATGGCACGAACGCGACATCAGCCACTCCTCCGCGGAGCGTGTGATAGCACCGGACGCGACCATCGTCCTCGACTTCGCGCTCGACCGTTTCAACGGCATTATGGACAAGCTGCTCGTTTATCCCGACCGCATGAAGAAGAACCTTGACCGCACGCGAGGCCTGCTCTTTTCCCAGCGGGTGCTCCTGGCGCTGGCCGCCAAGGGACTTTCACGGGAGCGGGCCTACGCGCTGGTCCAGAAATCCGCCATGGAGGCGTGGCGCGGTGAAAAGGACTTCGCTTCCCTGCTCTGGAAGGACCGGGAAATCCGCGCGCTTCTGCTGCGCAAGGAGTTTGACGAATTGTTCGACATCGGGTATTACCTGAAAAACGTCGATGCGATTTTCGACCGGGTATTCAGCGGCAAGACAGCCGCGGGATGA
- a CDS encoding amidophosphoribosyltransferase, with product MCGIFGVIGNPEAANLTYLGLYALQHRGQESAGIACSDGDVITFHKEMGLVADIFSEDVLSRLPGHMSIGHVRYSTTGSSELKNAQPFVVDFESGSIAVAHNGNLVNTHLLKQELEVGGSIFQSTMDTEVIIHLIARSRRAKIEERIVDALTQVRGAYSLLFLTRDKLIAVRDPHGIRPMVLGKIKGGFVVCSESCALDLIEGELVREVDPGEMLVIDENGLHSSRPFFPAPPHFCIFEFIYFARPDSIFGGISVYEIRKRLGRELARLHPVEADIVVPVPDSGVPAAIGYSEASGIPFEMGFIRNHYVGRTFIEPQQSIRHFGVKIKLNAVRDVVKGKRVVVVDDSIVRGTTGRKIIKMIRSAGAKEVHVRISSPPTSFPCFYGIDTPLRRDLIAATHTLDEINRYITSDSLGYLTIDSLRACVPTAPKGYCDACFSGSYPVPLEIEESEEQLPLFRGSIRV from the coding sequence ATGTGCGGCATATTCGGCGTAATCGGGAACCCTGAAGCGGCCAACCTTACCTACCTGGGGCTGTACGCGCTTCAGCACCGGGGACAGGAAAGCGCGGGGATCGCCTGTTCCGACGGCGATGTGATCACCTTTCACAAGGAGATGGGGCTCGTCGCGGACATCTTTTCGGAAGATGTCCTTTCGCGCCTTCCGGGCCACATGTCCATCGGGCACGTCCGTTACTCGACCACGGGCAGCTCGGAGCTGAAAAACGCCCAGCCGTTCGTCGTGGATTTCGAGAGCGGCTCGATCGCCGTCGCCCACAACGGGAACCTGGTGAACACACACCTCCTGAAGCAGGAACTCGAGGTCGGGGGTTCCATCTTCCAGTCCACGATGGACACCGAGGTCATCATCCACCTGATCGCGCGTTCCCGGCGGGCGAAGATCGAGGAGCGGATAGTCGATGCGCTGACCCAGGTGAGGGGTGCCTACTCCCTGCTGTTCCTGACGAGGGACAAGCTCATCGCGGTCCGCGATCCCCACGGCATACGGCCGATGGTGCTGGGGAAGATAAAGGGAGGGTTCGTCGTCTGTTCGGAGTCGTGCGCCCTGGACCTCATCGAGGGCGAACTCGTCCGGGAAGTGGACCCGGGGGAGATGCTCGTGATCGACGAAAACGGCCTGCATTCCTCGCGTCCCTTTTTCCCCGCGCCTCCCCACTTCTGCATCTTCGAGTTCATCTATTTCGCCCGGCCGGACTCGATTTTCGGCGGGATCTCCGTCTACGAAATACGCAAGCGGCTGGGGCGGGAGCTTGCCCGCCTCCACCCGGTCGAAGCCGACATCGTCGTTCCCGTCCCCGACTCCGGGGTGCCGGCCGCAATCGGTTACTCGGAAGCATCCGGCATTCCGTTCGAGATGGGGTTCATAAGGAATCATTACGTCGGGCGGACGTTCATCGAGCCGCAGCAGTCGATCCGGCACTTCGGCGTGAAGATCAAGCTCAACGCCGTGCGCGACGTTGTGAAGGGGAAGCGCGTCGTGGTGGTGGATGATTCGATCGTGCGCGGGACCACGGGGCGGAAGATCATCAAGATGATCAGGTCGGCCGGGGCGAAGGAGGTCCACGTCCGTATCAGCTCGCCCCCCACCTCGTTCCCCTGTTTCTACGGGATCGACACTCCTCTCCGCCGCGACCTCATCGCGGCGACGCACACGCTCGATGAGATCAACCGTTATATAACGTCCGATTCCCTTGGATACCTGACGATAGACAGCCTGCGGGCCTGCGTCCCGACCGCTCCGAAAGGATATTGCGACGCCTGCTTCTCCGGCAGCTACCCCGTGCCGCTGGAAATTGAAGAATCAGAGGAGCAGCTCCCGTTGTTCCGCGGCTCCATCAGGGTTTGA
- the pyrE gene encoding orotate phosphoribosyltransferase yields MTLQTAAAAGDRARFLAILKEKSYEKRKVILSSGRESDFYIDCKQTTLTAEGAVLCGRLICEMLAKGEWPEAVGGITLGADPIVTAVSLTSALLGRPIPAFIIRKEPKKHGTAQWVEGTKNLSEGMKVAIVEDVVTTGASTLRAIERAEGAGLTVSRVIALVDRNEGGAETIAEKGYRLESMFLKEDVENA; encoded by the coding sequence ATGACCCTTCAGACTGCGGCCGCCGCCGGCGACCGCGCCCGGTTTCTTGCGATCCTCAAAGAGAAGAGCTACGAGAAAAGGAAAGTGATCCTGTCATCGGGCAGGGAGTCCGATTTCTACATAGACTGCAAGCAGACCACGCTCACCGCCGAGGGAGCAGTCCTTTGCGGCAGGCTCATCTGCGAGATGCTCGCGAAAGGGGAGTGGCCCGAGGCGGTCGGGGGGATCACCCTCGGGGCGGACCCCATCGTGACGGCGGTCTCGCTGACCAGCGCGCTTCTCGGACGGCCGATTCCAGCCTTCATCATTCGGAAAGAACCCAAAAAGCACGGCACCGCCCAGTGGGTGGAGGGTACGAAGAATCTCAGCGAGGGGATGAAGGTCGCGATCGTGGAGGATGTCGTGACGACGGGCGCCTCGACCCTGCGCGCGATCGAGCGCGCGGAAGGGGCCGGGCTGACGGTTTCCCGGGTAATCGCTCTCGTGGACAGGAACGAGGGGGGCGCCGAAACGATCGCCGAAAAGGGATATCGGCTCGAGTCGATGTTCCTCAAAGAGGACGTCGAAAATGCCTGA
- the nadB gene encoding L-aspartate oxidase, which translates to MERTSNFLVIGSGIAGLSFALRAAKLGTVTIVTKVQASESSTNYAQGGIATVWSGEDTFESHIDDTHRAGAGLCSSEVVDMVVRDAPARIKELINWGVRFTRRDGKQEFDLGREGGHSRRRIFHAKDLTGREVERALLAKARANRRIRLYEHHVAINLITRQRLEAFDRRGADEALGAYVLDRESGAIHTFIADATILSTGGAGKVYLYTSNPDIASGDGIAMAYRAGATIANMEFVQFHPTCLFHPHAKSFLISEAVRGEGAVLLNRAGNRFMKDVHSMAELAPRDIVARAIDSELKRSGEDCVYLDITRKGSAFIKRRFPNIYETCMSFGIDMTKEPIPVVPAAHYLCGGVRTDLHGETDIRRLFAIGECACTGLHGANRLASNSLLEALVYSARAVKRSAETYAGKPRARIAIPKWDPGKAQDSDEAVVVTQNWDEVRRLMWNYVGIVRSNKRLMRALDRIEMLKREIQEYYWNFKVTADLLELRNICTAAELIVRCAMQRKESRGLHTTIDYPYLDDEHCRKDTLLRRERF; encoded by the coding sequence ATGGAACGCACCTCGAATTTTTTGGTGATAGGAAGCGGAATCGCCGGCTTGAGTTTCGCCCTTCGCGCGGCGAAGTTGGGCACGGTGACGATCGTCACGAAAGTCCAGGCGTCGGAGTCGAGCACGAATTACGCCCAGGGCGGGATCGCAACGGTATGGAGCGGAGAGGATACCTTCGAGTCGCACATAGATGACACCCACCGGGCCGGGGCGGGGCTTTGCAGTTCCGAGGTGGTGGACATGGTCGTCCGCGACGCGCCCGCAAGGATAAAAGAGCTCATCAACTGGGGCGTCCGGTTCACCCGGAGGGACGGAAAGCAGGAATTCGACCTTGGACGCGAGGGCGGACACTCGCGGCGCCGCATCTTCCACGCCAAGGACCTGACCGGCCGGGAGGTCGAGCGCGCCCTGCTCGCCAAGGCACGGGCGAACCGGCGGATCCGCCTCTACGAGCATCACGTGGCGATCAACCTCATAACGCGGCAGCGGCTGGAGGCGTTCGACCGCCGCGGGGCGGACGAGGCGCTTGGCGCCTATGTCCTCGACCGGGAATCGGGGGCGATCCACACCTTCATCGCGGATGCCACGATCCTGTCCACCGGCGGCGCGGGGAAGGTCTACCTTTATACCAGCAACCCCGACATCGCCTCCGGCGACGGAATCGCGATGGCCTACCGGGCAGGCGCCACGATCGCGAACATGGAGTTCGTGCAGTTCCACCCCACCTGCCTGTTCCACCCGCACGCCAAATCGTTCCTCATCTCGGAAGCGGTGCGCGGGGAGGGGGCGGTCCTGCTGAACCGGGCCGGAAACCGTTTCATGAAGGACGTCCATTCCATGGCGGAATTGGCGCCGAGGGACATAGTAGCGCGAGCCATCGACTCGGAGCTTAAGCGTTCGGGGGAGGACTGCGTCTACCTCGATATAACCCGCAAGGGAAGCGCGTTCATAAAGCGGCGGTTTCCGAACATCTACGAGACGTGCATGTCCTTCGGCATCGACATGACGAAGGAGCCGATCCCGGTCGTTCCCGCCGCCCATTACCTCTGCGGCGGCGTGCGTACGGACCTGCACGGAGAGACGGACATCCGGCGGCTTTTCGCCATAGGCGAGTGCGCCTGCACCGGCCTGCACGGTGCCAACCGGCTCGCCTCGAATTCACTGCTGGAGGCCCTGGTGTATTCCGCCCGGGCCGTCAAGCGGTCGGCCGAAACGTACGCCGGGAAGCCCCGCGCCCGCATTGCTATCCCGAAATGGGACCCGGGAAAGGCACAGGACTCCGACGAGGCGGTCGTCGTCACGCAGAACTGGGACGAAGTACGGCGGCTCATGTGGAACTACGTCGGAATCGTCCGCTCGAACAAGCGCCTGATGCGGGCTCTCGACCGGATCGAAATGCTGAAGCGGGAGATCCAGGAGTATTACTGGAACTTCAAGGTGACCGCGGACCTGTTGGAACTGCGGAATATCTGCACGGCCGCCGAGCTGATCGTGAGGTGCGCCATGCAGCGCAAGGAGAGCCGCGGCCTGCACACCACGATCGACTACCCCTACCTCGACGACGAGCACTGCCGGAAGGACACGCTGCTGCGCAGAGAAAGATTCTGA